In Rhea pennata isolate bPtePen1 chromosome 22, bPtePen1.pri, whole genome shotgun sequence, a single genomic region encodes these proteins:
- the CPTP gene encoding ceramide-1-phosphate transfer protein: MACEQGAFCLREVLVAFQTCVTERREVLLGPYLRGWRGLIRFLNSLGAIFSFVSKDALAKIQIMENYCSGEQRDRYLTVQSMVQYEVANGLVDTQKRSEHPDSGCRTVLRLHRALRWLQMFLEGLRTGQEDSKTSAICTDSYNASLANYHPWIIRKAATVAFRALPSRNAFLEIMNVGTPEEAVAMLGDALPHICNVYQITEELYAQHKLLDLP, from the exons atGGCGTGCGAGCAGGGCGCCTTCTGCCTCCGGGAAGTGCTCGTCGCCTTCCAGACGTGTGTCACGGAGCGGCGGGAGGTGCTGCTCGGCCCGTACCTGCGCGGCTGGAGGGGGCTCATCCG GTTCCTCAACAGCCTGGGCGCCATCTTCTCCTTTGTCTCCAAGGACGCGCTGGCCAAGATACAGATAATGGAGAACTACTGCAGCGGCGAGCAGCGGGACAGGTACCTGACGGTGCAGTCCATGGTGCAGTACGAGGTGGCTAACGGGCTGGTAGATACCCAGAAGCGGTCAGAGCACCCTGACTCCGGCTGCCGGACCGTGCTGCGCCTCCACAGAGCCCTGCGCTGGCTGCAGATGTTCCTGGAAGGGCTGAGAACTGGCCAGGAAGACTCCAAGACATCCGCGATCTGCACAGACTCTTACAATGCTTCTCTGGCTAACTACCACCCCTGGATTATTCGCAAGGCTGCCACTGTGGCCTTCCGTGCTTTACCTTCTCGAAATGCATTCCTTGAAATCATGAATGTGGGCACGCCTGAGGAGGCCGTTGCTATGCTGGGTGATGCCTTACCCCATATCTGCAATGTCTATCAGATCACTGAGGAGCTCTATGCCCAGCATAAGCTGCTTGACCTCCCTTGA
- the TAS1R3 gene encoding taste receptor type 1 member 3 yields MAPDLLLCLSFGCTVALKPTCLSTQFRRPGDYIIGGLFPFGMDTINLTVRSEPTLVTCERLFVDGLIWALGMKFAIDQINNSTSLLPGVKLGYDIYDTCFEPVVALQPSLLFLTQNGTTSIGVLCNYTDYQPRVTAVIGPHKSDLCLVTAKLFSFFLIPQVSYAASSEELSNKELYPSFYRTVPSDKNLVQAVALLLKKFGWNWIVTIGSDDEYGRGAQELFLSTAGNHSICIAYEGLIPTDLADPKAKNQIEETIHIINKTEVNIIVLFASSQPAQALLEHSIRMGLSKKVWIGTEAWVLSDITTSIPNIQSIGTVLGFIMKAGTVHGFQNYVSDLFTSVQQDSYCQKSTEFNSLMNSDMLGTHCKQCDHISLHDISSTLSYSQIQLVYIAVYSVAYALHRALGCTNKECPKATIRSWQLLHFMNTLPFKVNGQSFRFDQSHGTNTGYRLIFWCWKNSTLTYLPVGDYEESLYINESQIQFHTADKKEPISECFRQCKPGQIRRIKGFHLCCYDCIDCPENTFWSIKESLTCTPCLEHQWSPVQSTQCYDRNERYLFWNETLTVGLLMLMSIIIVLTCLTAMLFLKNLETPIVQASGGKLSLFALFMLILLCFSSCLYIGKPSNNLCMMQQIAYALCLNACFSTFFIKSLEITVVAEFPWCAPTFLHWVTQSRAWLLVTLCFFTQCLFCFCYLHLGPDYMVHDYKSLPTEVLLVCNTESWLAFALLHGYNGCLAFVCFLCTFMVETSGKKYNIASGITFAILIYFITWIFFIAIFVTLKTVLRSVAQIGTILIFSLGILGTYYIPKCYIILFKPDLNMMDYFQNSIKERPQDNSQ; encoded by the exons ATGGCCCCTGACCTGCTGCTGTGCTTGAGCTTTGGTTGTACAGTAGCCCTCAAACCTACATGCCTATCAACTCAGTTTAGAAGACCCGGTGATTACATCATAGGAGGCTTATTCCCTTTTGGAATGGACACCATAAACCTGACGGTGCGATCAGAACCCACTTTAGTTACATGTGAAAG GTTATTTGTAGATGGGTTAATATGGGCTCTTGGGATGAAGTTTGCCATTGATCAGATCAACAATTCCACTTCACTTCTCCCAGGAGTAAAGCTGGGCTATGACATATATGACACCTGCTTTGAGCCAGTTGTGGCCTTACAGCCCAGTTTGCTATTTCTGACCCAAAATGGCACAACAAGCATTGGAGTCCTGTGCAACTACACTGATTACCAGCCTCGTGTGACTGCTGTGATCGGACCACATAAGTCAGATCTTTGCCTGGTGACCGCCAAACTATTCAGCTTTTTCTTGATCCCACAG GTCAGCTATGCAGCCAGCAGTGAAGAGCTCAGCAACAAGGAGTTGTATCCATCCTTTTACCGAACTGTTCCCAGTGATAAGAACTTGGTGCAAGCTGTGGCGCTACTGCTGAAAAAGTTTGGATGGAACTGGATTGTCACCATCGGAAGTGATGATGAATATGGCCGAGGAGCGCAGGAACTGTTCTTAAGCACAGCTGGAAACCACAGCATCTGCATTGCCTATGAAGGGCTAATTCCTACAGACCTGGCAGACCCCAAAGCCAAAAACCAAATAGAAGAGACCATTCATATAATTAACAAGACCGAAGTAAACATCATTGTCCTTTTTGCTTCTAGTCAGCCAGCCCAGGCTCTGCTGGAACATAGCATCAGGATGGGACTTAGTAAGAAAGTCTGGATTGGCACTGAAGCCTGGGTGTTGTCTGATATTACCACCTCCATCCCAAACATTCAGAGCATAGGGACAGTCTTAGGCTTCATTATGAAAGCAGGCACAGTCCACGGCTTCCAGAATTATGTTTCTGACCTCTTTACCTCTGTTCAGCAGGACAGCTATTGCCAGAAGTCTACAGAATTCAACAGTCTCATGAACTCTGACATGCTGGGCACACATTGCAAACAGTGTGACCACATCTCACTGCATGATATTTCATCCACGCTAAGCTACTCACAGATACAACTAGTGTACATTGCAGTTTATAGTGTGGCCTATGCACTACACAGAGCCCTTGGGTGCACCAACAAAGAGTGTCCCAAAGCAACCATCAGATCCTGGCAG CTGTTGCACTTCATGAATACCCTCCCATTCAAGGTGAACGGCCAAAGTTTTAGATTTGACCAATCCCATGGCACAAACACGGGCTACAGGCTTATATTCTGGTGCTGGAAGAATAGTACCCTTACATATCTGCCTGTAGGTGACTACGAAGAGTCCTTGTACATCAACGAGTCACAGATTCAGTTTCACACTGCAGATAAAAAG GAGCCTATATCTGAGTGCTTCAGACAATGCAAACCAGGACAAATTAGACGAATAAAAGGATTCCACCTCTGCTGCTACGATTGTATAGACTGTCCAGAAAACACCTTCTGGAGCATTAAAG AGAGCTTGACCTGCACTCCTTGCCTGGAGCACCAGTGGTCCCCAGTCCAGAGCACACAATGTTATGATCGCAATGAAAGATACCTCTTTTGGAATGAGACGCTCACCGTTGGCTTGCTGATGCTGATGTCCATCATCATAGTCCTGACTTGTCTGACAGCgatgctctttttaaaaaaccttgAGACACCCATTGTGCAGGCTTCTGGAGGCAAGCTGAGCCTCTTTGCCTTGTTCATGCTCATACTGTTGTGTTTCAGCTCCTGTCTCTACATAGGGAAACCCAGTAACAACCTTTGTATGATGCAGCAGATAGCCTATGCCCTGTGCCTCAATGCTTGTTTCTCCACCTTCTTTATCAAGTCCCTTGAGATCACCGTTGTGGCAGAGTTTCCCTGGTGTGCTCCCACTTTCTTGCACTGGGTGACTCAGAGCAGGGCCTGGCTTCTTGTTACCTTGTGCTTCTTCACCCAGTGcttgttctgtttctgctaTCTTCACTTGGGTCCTGACTACATGGTGCATGATTACAAGTCACTGCCTACTGAAGTTCTGCTTGTGTGTAACACAGAGTCCTGGCTTGCCTTTGCCCTGCTGCATGGCTACAATGGCTGCTTAGCCTTTGTTTGTTTCCTATGCACATTCATGGTAGAGACTTCTGGTAAGAAATACAATATTGCCAGTGGGATCACATTTGCCATCCTAATCTATTTCATcacctggatttttttcattgccaTTTTTGTCACACTGAAGACAGTCCTCAGGTCTGTTGCCCAGATTGGTACCATTCTGATTTTCAGTCTGGGTATCCTGGGGACCTACTACATCCCTAAATGCTACATCATCTTGTTTAAGCCTGATTTGAACATGATGGATTACTTCCAGAACTCCATCAAAGAGAGACCACAAGACAACTCTCAATAA